In bacterium, one genomic interval encodes:
- the msrA gene encoding peptide-methionine (S)-S-oxide reductase MsrA, with protein MTTTTKPDTATFGAGCFWCVEAVFQRLKGVTSVTSGYSGGKTENPTYKDICSGTTGHAEVCQIEFDSEQITYAELLQAFFSSHDPTTLNQQGADRGTQYRSAIFYHDDDQKTLAEKIKHELDTAGVFNDPIVTEIVPFSKFYKAEDYHQNYFNDNGNQPYCAVVIRPKLDKFRKVFKEKLKTEER; from the coding sequence ATGACTACAACTACAAAGCCTGATACAGCGACTTTCGGGGCGGGCTGTTTCTGGTGTGTTGAAGCTGTATTTCAGCGCTTAAAAGGGGTCACTTCGGTCACGTCGGGTTATAGCGGCGGTAAGACTGAAAACCCGACGTACAAAGACATCTGCTCCGGAACGACGGGCCATGCTGAAGTTTGTCAAATCGAATTTGACTCTGAGCAAATCACCTATGCCGAACTGCTTCAGGCTTTTTTTTCAAGCCATGACCCAACAACGCTTAACCAGCAAGGCGCAGATAGAGGAACGCAATATAGGTCGGCCATTTTTTACCATGACGATGATCAAAAAACTCTTGCAGAAAAAATAAAACATGAACTGGATACCGCCGGCGTATTTAATGATCCCATTGTTACCGAAATCGTTCCTTTTTCAAAATTTTATAAAGCCGAAGATTATCATCAGAATTATTTCAATGATAACGGAAATCAGCCTTACTGCGCTGTTGTAATTCGGCCAAAACTGGATAAATTCAGAAAAGTCTTTAAAGAGAAATTAAAAACTGAAGAGAGATAA
- a CDS encoding imidazolonepropionase codes for MKIDLLITNAKQIVFFENDQLRTIENGSLACSSGVITWFGPAEAKPEEFEPVETLKASDCIVLPGLIDSHTHTVFAGSREDEFELKLKGATYQEIATRGGGIKNTMRATRKATRDELTAIGLERLRNAIAFGITTIEIKSGYGLSFDDEIKILEVIRSLRSLVPIDIASTFLGAHTLPPEFFENRQDYIGLICEKMIPYIAENKLAEFCDAFCEANVFSIDETRRVFETAKHHGLKLKLHADQLTNSGGAELCAEMGAVSADHLETISERGIDALAKSNVVAGLLPGCSFFLRMQYPPALKMIEAGIPIALATDFNPGSCMTQNLQMIMSIACTQMRMSPAEVVRAVTLHAARALERNDIGNIKTGMKADFALFRAPNYQFIPYNFAQNHIRHVVKNGKIIFNA; via the coding sequence ATGAAAATCGATTTATTGATTACAAACGCAAAACAAATCGTCTTCTTTGAAAACGATCAATTACGAACGATCGAGAATGGCAGCCTAGCTTGTTCGAGCGGCGTTATTACTTGGTTCGGTCCCGCCGAAGCAAAACCCGAAGAATTCGAACCGGTTGAAACGCTCAAAGCTTCGGATTGCATCGTATTGCCCGGATTGATCGATTCCCATACTCACACGGTATTTGCGGGTTCGCGCGAAGATGAATTCGAATTAAAACTCAAGGGCGCTACCTATCAGGAAATTGCAACGCGTGGAGGCGGAATCAAGAACACCATGCGTGCAACACGAAAAGCTACGCGAGACGAACTTACCGCGATTGGGCTGGAACGACTTCGCAACGCGATCGCATTTGGCATTACTACTATCGAGATCAAAAGCGGATACGGACTTTCATTTGACGATGAAATCAAAATACTTGAAGTCATTCGATCGCTTCGTTCGCTAGTTCCGATCGATATAGCCTCAACTTTCCTCGGTGCGCACACGCTCCCGCCGGAATTTTTCGAAAACAGACAGGATTATATCGGCCTTATTTGTGAAAAAATGATCCCGTATATCGCTGAAAACAAATTAGCTGAATTCTGCGACGCATTCTGCGAAGCCAATGTGTTTAGCATCGACGAAACACGTAGGGTCTTCGAGACGGCAAAACATCACGGCCTGAAATTGAAACTTCACGCGGACCAACTGACGAATAGCGGCGGCGCGGAATTGTGCGCGGAAATGGGCGCCGTATCGGCGGACCATCTCGAAACTATATCTGAACGCGGTATCGACGCATTGGCAAAATCCAATGTCGTCGCAGGGTTATTGCCTGGATGTTCGTTCTTTCTTCGCATGCAGTATCCTCCCGCACTTAAGATGATCGAGGCGGGCATTCCGATCGCGTTGGCAACCGACTTTAATCCCGGATCCTGTATGACGCAAAACCTTCAGATGATCATGTCGATCGCCTGTACGCAGATGCGTATGTCGCCCGCCGAAGTCGTGCGCGCAGTGACACTGCATGCTGCCCGCGCACTCGAACGAAACGATATTGGAAATATTAAAACGGGCATGAAAGCCGACTTCGCATTATTCCGCGCGCCAAATTATCAATTCATTCCTTACAATTTCGCGCAGAACCATATCCGTCACGTTGTAAAAAACGGGAAGATCATATTCAACGCGTAA
- a CDS encoding glycogen debranching protein, with translation MGSQNILDGILITFPRETCSDYYFATQKEWLETNGIGGFASSTIIGANVRRYHGLLVASLKPPTHRFVLLSKLEENISINGKTYEFSTNQYPFIIYPEGHKNIERFEYDVYPRFIYRFNDTIIEKSVIMLHGENSTIIRYRVVKSEQPVTLTVRPLCAFRDYHSLSHENSALNHNIQKGKNRFSIHPYLDLPAIHMVHNTGQIDPKFFWYKNSEYRKEQERGLDFAEDVFSPVLLNAQLCADESLDMVVTTDEKRLETPPSAIGNLFDQEILRRVELIKTMPLKDKLAKSLALAADSFIVQKQDKAHTVIAGYHWFSDWGRDTMISLTGLTLSCGKYDIAKSILRTFSNYISEGMLPNRFPDLDESPEYNNVDGTLWYFIAIYNYVSYTKDLEFVRNELYVKLKDIIDWHLRGTRYHIKMDSDGLLFAGEEGIQLTWMDAKVGDWVVTPRTGKPVEINALWYNVLCVMRELAKQLNQPRDSESFAALAEKTKKSFNEQFWNADKSCLYDFINGEFKNEDVRPNQIFAVSLPFEILDKVKQKDLVSVVERELLTCCGLRSLSDLNDRFIGTYSGDPYHRDGAYHQGTVWPWLIGAYLEAYLKVHGYSSDSKLYCEKIVRPFEQQLTDGGIGTISEIVDGAEPHLPKGCISQAWSVAEILRILEILEKN, from the coding sequence ATGGGAAGCCAAAATATTTTAGACGGCATTCTGATCACATTTCCTCGCGAAACGTGTTCGGACTATTACTTCGCCACTCAGAAAGAGTGGCTCGAGACCAACGGAATCGGCGGGTTTGCCTCCTCCACGATCATTGGCGCGAACGTTCGCAGGTATCATGGGCTTTTGGTGGCCTCGCTTAAACCGCCAACGCACCGGTTTGTACTTCTTTCCAAATTGGAAGAAAATATTTCGATCAACGGGAAAACCTATGAATTTTCAACGAATCAATACCCCTTTATTATTTATCCCGAAGGACACAAAAATATTGAGCGGTTCGAATACGATGTATATCCCCGCTTTATTTATCGTTTTAACGATACGATCATTGAAAAAAGCGTGATCATGCTCCATGGTGAAAATTCTACGATCATTCGGTACCGCGTAGTCAAATCAGAACAACCGGTAACTTTGACCGTTCGCCCCCTGTGCGCTTTTCGCGATTATCATAGTTTGTCGCATGAGAACTCTGCTTTGAATCACAACATTCAAAAAGGCAAAAACAGGTTCTCAATTCACCCCTATCTTGATCTGCCGGCAATACATATGGTTCACAATACGGGACAAATTGATCCGAAATTTTTTTGGTATAAGAATTCCGAATACCGAAAAGAACAAGAACGCGGATTGGATTTTGCAGAAGACGTTTTTAGTCCGGTTTTGTTGAATGCTCAACTTTGTGCCGACGAATCGCTGGATATGGTAGTCACAACGGATGAAAAACGGCTGGAGACGCCGCCTTCAGCGATTGGCAATCTGTTTGACCAGGAAATCCTTCGTCGTGTTGAACTGATCAAGACCATGCCGTTGAAAGACAAGTTAGCAAAATCGTTGGCATTGGCAGCCGATTCATTTATAGTACAAAAACAAGATAAGGCACATACGGTCATCGCAGGATACCATTGGTTCAGCGACTGGGGCCGTGATACCATGATCTCATTAACAGGACTGACTCTGAGTTGCGGGAAATACGATATTGCAAAAAGTATTTTACGAACCTTTTCAAATTATATTTCTGAGGGCATGCTGCCAAATCGATTTCCTGACCTGGACGAGTCGCCTGAATACAATAACGTGGACGGCACATTATGGTACTTCATTGCCATATATAATTATGTGAGCTATACCAAGGATTTGGAATTTGTCCGAAACGAACTTTACGTCAAATTGAAAGACATTATCGATTGGCATCTTCGTGGAACGCGATACCATATTAAGATGGACAGTGACGGACTCCTGTTTGCGGGAGAGGAAGGAATTCAACTTACGTGGATGGATGCAAAAGTGGGTGATTGGGTGGTCACGCCCCGAACAGGCAAACCCGTTGAGATAAATGCATTGTGGTACAATGTACTGTGTGTTATGCGAGAATTGGCTAAACAGTTGAATCAGCCGCGGGATTCTGAGTCGTTCGCTGCACTTGCGGAAAAAACAAAAAAGAGTTTTAACGAACAATTTTGGAATGCCGACAAATCCTGTCTATATGATTTTATAAATGGCGAATTCAAAAACGAGGACGTTCGCCCCAATCAGATATTCGCCGTCAGTCTGCCTTTTGAGATTCTAGATAAAGTAAAACAAAAAGACCTGGTGTCGGTGGTAGAAAGAGAGCTGCTCACCTGTTGCGGACTGCGCAGTCTATCGGACTTGAACGATCGATTTATCGGCACCTATTCTGGAGATCCTTATCACCGGGACGGAGCCTATCATCAAGGAACCGTCTGGCCATGGCTCATTGGCGCCTATCTTGAAGCCTATCTCAAAGTGCATGGGTACTCTTCCGATTCAAAATTGTATTGTGAAAAAATCGTAAGACCGTTTGAGCAACAGCTGACCGACGGAGGTATAGGTACCATTTCAGAGATTGTCGATGGCGCTGAACCGCATTTACCAAAAGGATGTATTTCTCAGGCGTGGAGCGTGGCGGAAATCCTGCGCATTCTGGAAATTTTGGAGAAGAACTAA
- a CDS encoding CoA pyrophosphatase, with protein MALNRIYQKDVFLRRGAWRKSCAFWKFWRRTNMHDLNNLEVCRNLIRSIYEKHDKRRIELGSQIPASVLIPFFEKDGQTFILFAKRTQTVRHHKGQISFPGGALDRVDKDLLYAALRETEEEIGIKKENVDVIAELDDMVTPTNFHVTPFVGIIPYPYEFNLNPLETAALIEIPLSHLLNEQYHRLGYRRFLNRTFEVHYYDYQEHSVWGVTGFILFELLQKLKTAL; from the coding sequence ATGGCGCTGAACCGCATTTACCAAAAGGATGTATTTCTCAGGCGTGGAGCGTGGCGGAAATCCTGCGCATTCTGGAAATTTTGGAGAAGAACTAACATGCATGATCTCAACAACCTCGAGGTATGCAGGAACTTAATTCGTTCGATCTATGAAAAACATGACAAACGGAGGATTGAATTAGGTTCGCAGATTCCGGCTTCCGTACTCATTCCCTTTTTTGAAAAGGACGGACAGACGTTTATTCTTTTTGCCAAACGTACGCAGACCGTTCGCCATCATAAAGGACAAATTTCTTTTCCAGGCGGCGCTTTGGACCGGGTCGACAAAGATCTGCTGTATGCAGCTCTTCGGGAAACTGAAGAGGAAATTGGAATCAAAAAAGAGAACGTAGACGTCATAGCTGAATTGGATGATATGGTGACACCAACTAATTTTCATGTTACGCCGTTCGTCGGTATCATTCCTTACCCGTACGAATTCAATTTAAATCCACTGGAAACTGCGGCATTAATTGAAATCCCCCTCTCACATCTTTTGAATGAGCAATATCACCGTCTTGGCTACCGACGCTTTTTGAACAGAACTTTTGAAGTACATTACTATGATTATCAGGAACACAGCGTATGGGGCGTCACCGGATTTATTCTTTTTGAACTACTTCAAAAATTGAAAACTGCATTGTAA
- a CDS encoding carbohydrate binding family 9 domain-containing protein, with amino-acid sequence MEYKCSKRIPSAHRLRFTNSPLLISIMALAFFLTPMHMDAFAKVQNTAIAESSKNSLSGSGDFKPNPILTLDLKPTSVSFVIDGEIEEGWMTAERFENFVENWPNEGMKPKVVTDGYVTHDDKNFYVAFICYDPEMKKLRASLSDRDRVYRDDFVGINVDPFGAQVNGFEFFVNPLGIQADLTVDVSGNEDDSFDAVWESAAKIYDDRWTVEIKIPFQSLRFPNKPEQDWLIHFWRVYPREQRYLYSWMPTSRDVSNQYSQAGHLKMALSETPGKTFELLPYIVGSTARSLEDKDPAGINGKWGKSKFDNNLGFNLKYGLSSNITLDMAYNPDFSQIEADEGQISVNNTFALFFNEKRPFFLEGRDIFDVDRDINLFYTRTINNPLIAGKLSGKAGKLSFGYIASYDEDTPYIMPFEEKSITLSTNQNSTTNILRTKYELAKGTYVGFIGTNRRISGGSNTVGALDTKIRLNSKYTLSALAGLSRTDEPTDSVLSEDDISDVTFETQGKSYNSDFDGENFNGWFTRVTLDRTARYWGFFAWYNDLSPGFRSENGFVRSNNIREFGAVNRYTFYVNESHPLLVRIEPRVQFNRKYNYDGQLKDWWINPQLFIQFKKQTYVWMSVAALNNENYRGRQFNNIHRVNFESGSQALKIINGGFWTETGNYINRGGEENDPRNPLAKAKGFGFQTWLTFKPTSRLSDEFNYRQFNLWTHYGGDLILSQKIYRNAISYQFTKQLFLRLIGELVRIAEFDSDEQKIVRSKYFSINPLLSYKINPFTVFFLGANMGGENKPYENYDGLTTTNQSVFVKFQYFMRI; translated from the coding sequence ATGGAATATAAATGCAGCAAACGAATTCCATCTGCGCACAGGTTGAGATTTACAAATAGTCCTCTACTTATCTCAATAATGGCCTTAGCATTTTTTTTGACGCCAATGCACATGGACGCTTTTGCCAAGGTGCAAAATACTGCGATTGCAGAAAGCTCCAAGAATAGCTTATCCGGCTCCGGCGATTTTAAGCCGAATCCAATCTTGACGCTTGATCTAAAGCCAACATCGGTGAGCTTTGTGATTGACGGCGAGATCGAGGAAGGATGGATGACTGCGGAACGCTTTGAGAATTTTGTTGAAAATTGGCCGAATGAAGGTATGAAACCCAAGGTTGTAACCGATGGATACGTAACTCACGACGACAAAAATTTTTATGTAGCCTTTATTTGTTATGATCCGGAAATGAAAAAATTGCGCGCATCGCTTAGCGATCGGGACCGAGTGTACCGGGATGATTTCGTCGGGATTAATGTGGATCCATTCGGCGCACAGGTTAACGGGTTTGAATTCTTTGTTAACCCTTTGGGCATTCAGGCCGATTTGACGGTAGACGTCAGCGGCAATGAAGATGACAGTTTCGACGCCGTTTGGGAATCGGCGGCAAAAATATATGACGATAGGTGGACAGTCGAAATCAAGATTCCTTTCCAAAGTCTTCGTTTTCCAAATAAACCCGAACAGGATTGGTTGATCCACTTCTGGCGAGTTTATCCGCGTGAACAGCGATATCTTTATTCATGGATGCCTACTTCTCGGGATGTGAGCAATCAGTACTCACAGGCCGGGCACCTGAAAATGGCCTTGTCGGAAACGCCGGGTAAGACCTTCGAATTGCTCCCATATATCGTCGGCTCCACTGCACGTTCTCTTGAAGATAAAGATCCTGCCGGAATCAACGGGAAATGGGGTAAATCTAAGTTTGACAACAATCTGGGTTTTAATTTGAAATACGGGCTGTCATCGAACATAACTCTGGACATGGCCTACAATCCTGATTTCAGCCAAATCGAAGCGGACGAAGGACAAATAAGTGTCAACAACACGTTCGCATTATTTTTCAATGAAAAACGACCTTTCTTTTTAGAAGGCCGGGATATTTTTGACGTCGACCGGGATATTAATTTGTTTTACACGCGCACGATTAATAATCCGTTGATTGCGGGCAAGCTTTCGGGCAAAGCGGGAAAGTTGAGTTTTGGATATATTGCAAGTTATGATGAAGATACACCGTATATCATGCCATTTGAAGAAAAGAGCATAACACTATCCACCAATCAGAACTCTACAACAAATATTCTCCGCACGAAATACGAGTTGGCAAAGGGAACTTATGTTGGGTTTATCGGCACGAACCGACGCATTTCAGGGGGCTCGAATACCGTAGGAGCTTTAGATACAAAGATCCGGTTGAATTCAAAATATACTTTATCCGCACTGGCAGGTTTGAGCCGCACTGACGAACCGACCGATTCCGTATTGTCAGAAGACGACATAAGCGACGTCACTTTTGAAACTCAGGGTAAATCATACAACAGCGATTTTGACGGAGAAAATTTTAATGGTTGGTTCACGCGTGTGACTTTAGACCGTACTGCGCGTTATTGGGGTTTTTTTGCATGGTATAACGACCTCTCACCCGGATTTCGCTCAGAGAACGGGTTTGTTCGAAGTAACAACATTCGGGAATTTGGCGCGGTGAACCGTTATACATTTTATGTCAATGAATCGCATCCCTTGTTGGTCAGAATAGAACCCCGCGTTCAGTTTAATCGTAAATACAATTACGACGGCCAATTGAAAGACTGGTGGATAAACCCCCAATTATTCATCCAATTTAAAAAACAAACTTACGTTTGGATGAGCGTTGCTGCATTAAATAATGAAAATTACCGTGGGCGGCAATTCAACAATATTCACCGCGTAAATTTTGAAAGCGGAAGCCAGGCTTTAAAAATAATCAACGGCGGTTTCTGGACTGAAACGGGAAATTATATTAACCGGGGAGGCGAGGAAAACGACCCTCGAAATCCGCTCGCTAAAGCAAAAGGTTTTGGTTTTCAAACGTGGTTGACATTTAAGCCAACGAGCCGGCTGTCCGATGAGTTTAACTATCGTCAGTTTAACCTATGGACACATTATGGAGGCGACTTAATTTTGTCGCAGAAAATATACCGTAACGCCATTTCGTATCAATTCACTAAACAGCTTTTCCTACGCCTGATCGGCGAATTGGTAAGAATCGCCGAATTCGATTCGGACGAACAAAAGATCGTACGCTCCAAATATTTCAGCATCAATCCGCTTTTAAGCTATAAGATCAATCCGTTTACCGTATTTTTCTTAGGCGCCAATATGGGCGGCGAGAATAAGCCCTATGAAAACTACGACGGCTTGACTACCACAAATCAAAGCGTCTTTGTAAAATTTCAATATTTTATGAGGATCTAG
- a CDS encoding FAD-binding oxidoreductase gives MTDHKEKFISILEKNRVSDRSDDLLEYGRDWTRKHTPDPCIILFPKTANEVQKIVSYCYEHNIKIVPSGGRTGLAAAAVAANQEVVVSFKKMDQIVSIDIETGSVDVEAGAILENVQKAVADRGMFFPMDFAARGSCQIGGCISTNAGGLKVIKYGMMRDLVLGLEVVTPTGSILRLNSNVHKNNSGYDLKQFFIGAEGTLGLITEATLKIVPKPKNLQLALLATDNFTTILEILKSAKLKSLDITAFEFFTKPCLQAVLDYVHHCRNPFAEIYPLYVMLEIDCGDRMEDLQYFVESVEHLILDGTLSLNHQTFKELWAYRENIPETILKLGQIHKNDIAVPISSMPSFIMKLEKMIAEKYSAFQVLLFGHIGDGNIHVNIIDTTRMPMEEFTKITDELDMEMCRLIKSYHGSISAEHGIGLLKKKLMHLHRNPEEIQMMKNIKSVFDPKNICNPEKIIDL, from the coding sequence ATGACAGATCATAAAGAAAAATTTATTTCAATTCTTGAAAAGAACAGAGTATCGGATCGAAGCGACGATCTTCTTGAATACGGCCGGGACTGGACACGCAAACATACTCCGGATCCGTGCATTATCCTGTTTCCTAAAACTGCTAACGAAGTGCAGAAAATTGTTTCCTATTGCTACGAGCATAATATTAAAATCGTTCCTTCGGGAGGCCGGACGGGTCTCGCGGCGGCGGCGGTGGCAGCCAATCAGGAAGTTGTCGTTTCTTTTAAAAAAATGGATCAAATCGTGTCTATCGATATCGAAACGGGAAGCGTTGACGTAGAAGCCGGAGCTATATTGGAAAACGTTCAGAAAGCGGTTGCTGATAGGGGTATGTTCTTTCCTATGGATTTCGCTGCACGTGGAAGTTGCCAGATCGGAGGCTGTATCTCAACCAATGCCGGCGGACTTAAAGTGATTAAATACGGCATGATGCGCGACCTCGTTCTCGGCCTTGAAGTTGTAACGCCCACAGGCAGTATTCTCCGTTTGAATTCAAATGTACACAAAAATAATTCCGGCTATGATCTAAAACAATTTTTCATCGGTGCGGAAGGAACGCTGGGTCTGATCACGGAGGCAACGCTTAAGATCGTTCCGAAACCCAAGAACCTGCAGTTAGCGCTATTGGCAACTGACAATTTCACAACTATTTTGGAAATCCTGAAATCTGCGAAATTGAAGTCGCTTGACATCACCGCTTTTGAGTTTTTTACAAAACCGTGTTTACAGGCCGTTTTAGATTATGTCCATCATTGCCGCAATCCATTTGCAGAAATCTATCCGCTGTATGTGATGCTTGAGATTGATTGCGGAGATCGGATGGAAGACCTGCAATATTTTGTAGAATCCGTTGAGCACTTGATCCTTGATGGCACTTTATCCCTAAACCATCAAACGTTTAAGGAGTTGTGGGCTTATAGGGAAAATATTCCGGAGACTATTTTAAAACTCGGCCAAATTCACAAAAATGATATCGCCGTTCCAATCTCATCCATGCCTTCGTTTATCATGAAACTGGAGAAGATGATTGCTGAGAAATATTCGGCCTTTCAAGTTCTGCTTTTTGGCCATATCGGCGACGGCAATATCCATGTGAATATTATTGATACAACCCGAATGCCGATGGAGGAGTTCACAAAGATAACCGATGAATTGGATATGGAAATGTGCCGATTAATAAAATCCTATCATGGAAGTATCAGCGCGGAACACGGAATCGGATTATTGAAAAAAAAGTTGATGCACCTGCACAGAAATCCGGAGGAAATTCAAATGATGAAAAATATCAAGTCGGTTTTTGATCCAAAAAATATTTGTAATCCAGAAAAAATAATTGACCTTTAA
- a CDS encoding carboxypeptidase-like regulatory domain-containing protein, producing the protein MGVFLVLNMMNPERIFRPLRIGSHFKDRIMKKIVLLLFLFTQPSFAQKIISGVVKDAATGENLPAANIQIEGTLKGVIASREGKYSINVEHVPATLVVRYIGYESKKITITSSSAGEQDISLNQSPIEMEALVVLGEDPGMRIMRNVIAKKKSWHKKIQNFSADTYMRSVIENDSGIVMISEVLAETYWDRIRGLRSVIKSKRHTKNLSPSENVVVGDDEIVNLYDDDVLIQESKFVGPTHPDALDYYDFKIIGRRYRDDQLVYDISVQTKTKLQPTFVGQISVLDTDSVMIEAELRPNDFVIFPMPVQEWKVYYMQQFSNFGQAFWLPIDMRMDGKIKIGMIGLQFPSIKYTQITGFNNYQINVTLPDSLYKTKRAFIVDSTSLKKENQFDSTQIIIPLSDREDSAFRMIKRGDSFSKAFKPTGALSRMVKMEDEYNDSIVIAEKKKNVFKTVLDGLGPRFWFNRVDGAHVGIKYSYDFSKTFSAYVLSGYSTSLRRWFYGAGSRYNWGKKHQGFFESDYYIGTTERYPSDNYSLLVASGPALFGFRDYFDFYKNQKVEFGAGYEFRKIDLNFRIGWSSEIQTSLIKNTDFDILGRNNVQRPNPKIDEGTMRSVHMSVIYGDDYVPFGFVGQERAEVKIEHSSSQWLSSDFDFTTYRASVDWRFKTFFSRRFLPNVLDLRWIGGTYTGHLPLQRLSAIDGSLQAFTPFGVFKTLRGQLYEGEKYTAIFWEHNFRTIPFELIGLQSIAKKGIGVIVHGASGRTWISKDRLRTLTYRPGYTDQFHHEIGWSLNGLFGFFRIDTAQRLDKKGFYVGGSFARVF; encoded by the coding sequence ATGGGCGTTTTTCTTGTGCTGAATATGATGAATCCAGAACGAATATTTAGGCCATTACGCATCGGCTCGCATTTTAAGGATAGGATTATGAAGAAAATAGTACTGCTTTTGTTCCTGTTTACACAGCCGTCTTTTGCGCAGAAAATTATATCCGGAGTTGTTAAGGACGCTGCAACCGGTGAAAACCTCCCGGCTGCTAATATTCAGATCGAAGGTACGTTAAAAGGAGTCATTGCCAGCCGTGAAGGGAAATATTCGATTAATGTGGAGCACGTGCCTGCGACTCTCGTCGTTCGATATATCGGATACGAATCAAAAAAAATAACCATAACGTCGTCCTCTGCGGGCGAGCAAGACATCTCATTAAATCAGTCGCCCATCGAGATGGAGGCGCTGGTTGTTTTGGGGGAAGATCCGGGGATGCGCATTATGCGGAATGTGATCGCCAAGAAAAAAAGCTGGCATAAGAAAATACAAAATTTTAGCGCCGATACGTACATGCGTTCGGTTATTGAAAACGATTCAGGAATCGTTATGATCTCCGAGGTGCTGGCAGAAACCTATTGGGATCGGATAAGAGGACTGCGATCCGTCATTAAGTCAAAGCGCCATACAAAAAATCTAAGTCCGTCAGAAAACGTGGTTGTCGGCGACGACGAAATTGTCAATTTGTATGATGACGATGTTCTCATACAGGAATCGAAATTTGTCGGGCCGACGCATCCGGATGCGTTGGATTATTACGATTTTAAAATTATCGGGCGGCGTTACCGGGATGATCAGTTGGTGTACGACATATCGGTCCAAACCAAAACAAAACTCCAGCCAACTTTCGTCGGCCAGATTTCCGTGCTGGATACGGACTCTGTAATGATCGAAGCGGAATTAAGACCCAATGATTTCGTCATATTTCCAATGCCCGTGCAAGAGTGGAAAGTGTATTACATGCAGCAATTTAGTAATTTCGGACAGGCCTTTTGGCTGCCTATCGACATGCGCATGGACGGAAAAATCAAGATCGGTATGATCGGGCTCCAATTCCCCTCCATAAAATATACACAGATCACCGGATTCAATAATTATCAGATAAACGTGACATTGCCGGATTCACTATATAAGACCAAGCGAGCTTTTATTGTGGATTCCACCTCGCTTAAAAAGGAAAATCAATTTGATTCTACGCAGATAATCATTCCGTTATCCGACCGTGAGGACTCGGCATTTCGTATGATTAAACGAGGAGATTCATTTTCAAAAGCATTTAAGCCGACCGGCGCCTTGTCTCGCATGGTCAAAATGGAAGATGAATACAACGACAGCATTGTCATAGCGGAAAAGAAAAAAAATGTATTCAAAACTGTCTTAGACGGCTTGGGGCCTCGGTTCTGGTTTAATCGCGTGGACGGCGCACATGTCGGGATAAAATATTCATATGATTTTTCGAAAACATTTTCAGCTTACGTTTTGAGCGGCTATTCGACAAGCCTAAGACGGTGGTTTTACGGCGCCGGGTCCAGATATAATTGGGGTAAAAAACACCAGGGATTTTTTGAAAGTGATTATTATATCGGAACTACCGAACGATACCCGTCAGATAATTATTCTCTTTTGGTTGCAAGCGGGCCGGCGCTGTTTGGATTTCGCGACTATTTTGATTTTTACAAAAATCAAAAAGTGGAGTTCGGCGCGGGTTATGAATTTCGTAAAATTGACCTGAATTTTAGGATTGGCTGGAGCAGTGAAATTCAAACATCTCTCATAAAAAATACTGACTTTGATATTTTGGGCCGCAATAATGTTCAAAGGCCGAATCCAAAAATTGATGAGGGCACGATGCGTTCCGTTCACATGTCTGTGATTTACGGAGACGACTATGTTCCATTTGGTTTTGTTGGCCAGGAACGCGCGGAGGTTAAAATAGAACACAGCTCTAGTCAATGGTTATCGAGCGATTTTGATTTTACGACCTATAGGGCTTCGGTCGACTGGCGTTTCAAAACTTTTTTTTCACGAAGATTTTTGCCTAATGTTCTGGATCTAAGATGGATTGGCGGAACATACACCGGCCACTTACCGCTTCAGCGGCTTTCGGCAATTGACGGGTCGTTACAGGCATTCACGCCGTTTGGTGTATTTAAGACCTTACGTGGGCAACTGTACGAAGGAGAAAAATACACGGCGATTTTCTGGGAACATAATTTTCGAACCATTCCGTTCGAGCTCATCGGGCTTCAATCCATTGCAAAAAAAGGTATTGGAGTGATCGTGCATGGCGCATCGGGCCGAACATGGATTTCAAAAGACAGGCTGAGAACGCTGACGTACCGGCCGGGTTACACGGATCAATTTCATCATGAAATCGGATGGTCTCTGAACGGTTTGTTTGGTTTTTTCAGAATTGACACGGCGCAAAGGCTGGACAAGAAAGGGTTTTATGTCGGCGGAAGTTTCGCAAGAGTGTTTTAA